A window of the Fusarium poae strain DAOMC 252244 chromosome 3, whole genome shotgun sequence genome harbors these coding sequences:
- a CDS encoding hypothetical protein (SECRETED:SignalP(1-39)~MEROPS:MER0005329), with protein sequence MLRYQYAAMGRGIFSSPRFTSPFCYVAFVALLSAQIVSALPQSQWKAVSGDENSSWCAIPDVALLGVNVTFVQDGKTTMSGGTSAATPMFAAMINRINDERIKSQSLS encoded by the exons ATGCTTCGCTATCAGTATGCAGCCATGGGCAGGGGTATTTTCAGCTCTCCAAGGTTCACATCGCCATTCTGTTACGTGGCATTTGTCGCTCTTTTGAGCGCACAAATCGTCAGTGCACTTCCTCAATCACAATGGAAAGCCGTTTCTGGAGACGAG AATAGTTCTTGGTGCGCTATTCCAGACGTTGCACTTTTGGGTGTAAACGTCACATTTGTACAAGATGGCAAGACTACCATGAGTGGGGGAACCAGCGCTGCCACGCCGATGTTTGCCGCCATGATCAACAGGATCAACGATGAGCGAATAAAAAGCCAATCGCTTTCTTGA
- a CDS encoding hypothetical protein (TransMembrane:2 (o548-567i579-600o)), whose translation MVPKSMVNGIITAEATTNEAGIHTGTVIDAGIGGDANMGLGWEATIVIEKSSAVVVTGHQFLKGRSIGDSNAVSWTIMENQMVKAGVPPYLQTAILLKRKTNEIFKANINVKTDVSGFSFRSLQDGILESEDDPVIFDPTANPLMPTEVRDVDLHNLGSVDLSQFYRLRDFIDNEDIPRRGNIGQTVRDLFPKDEKVDEKSESWFIDLWDNNTAADEREILPKTIDRDHLEKYFSWISETPNTETPASITQAEREGQPAQPQPQRTQFCNLIARQSSEDRLTSFSKLETLLNEPPVALLSDFFDLPDDFEISRRHDRGGCQVFDNKEGGKDFKLYIIQTPFYNTGFWSLLLYCMADSGAAGESSKLSGVIQADAGVDLRNIFCDVRDLVGRHGHHQTLLPVQLFKSHYEATLAAFNSIQTDVAMVDDELLQQFEEEGKMDDASKLYRKLSMTLHKCSMNLAELGRRRKFEEELGKKLQDDLQNDSKLRVVVEIYSRMSKSRDSDIESLPGKIESQRNVLFNLITQHDSYLQARLARESLRDSKAMKTLSILTILFLPGAFIATVFSTNMFDFKSNNQQVRIYFAIVIPLTAVLMIGWLLWLNNTPERADVESVRQYRPLIPMNWPKGGKED comes from the exons ATGGTGCCAAAGAGTATGGTCAATGGC ATTATCACTGCAGAAGCCACAACGAATGAGGCAGGCATTCATACTGGAACAGTTATTGATGCTGGCATAGGCGGCGATGCTAATATGGGATTGGGTTGGGAGGCAACAATTGTCATAGAGAAAAGTTCGGCTGTTGTTGTTACTGGGCACCAATTTTTAAAAGGCAGGTCAATTGGTGATTCCAACGCTGTGAGCTGGACCATTATGGAAAACCAGATGGTCAAAGCAGGTGTTCCGCCATATCTGCAAACAGCCATTCTGCTCAAGCGAAAAACCAATGAGATTTTCAAGGCCAATATCAATGTCAAGACCGATGTTTCTGGGTTTTCATTTCGGAGTCTACAAGATGGTATCTTGGAGAGTGAAGATGACCCTGTGATATTTGATCCCACTGCAAATCCTCTTATGCCCACGGAAGTAAGAGATGTGGATCTGCACAACCTAGGATCCGTTGATCTCTCCCAATTTTATCGACTACGGGATTTTATCGACAACGAAGACATCCCGAGACGTGGAAACATTGGCCAGACTGTCAGAGACCTTTTCCCAAAGGACGAAAAAGTGGACGAAAAGAGCGAATCATGGTTTATTGACCTCTGGGACAATAACACTGCTGCTGATGAACGGGAAATACTGCCGAAAACGATAGATCGAGACCACTTGGAGAAGTACTTTTCTTGGATATCTGAGACACCT AATACCGAGACCCCAGCATCGATCACACAAGCGGAACGAGAAGGACAACCCGCGCAGCCACAGCCACAACGTACTCAATTCTGTAACTTGAT TGCAAGGCAATCAAGTGAGGATAGACTCACCAGCTTCAGCAAGTTGGAAACTCTTCTTAACGAACCCCCTGTCGCGTTACTCTCAGACTTCTTCGATCTCCCGGACGACTTTGAGATTTCTCGACGGCACGACCGAGGAGGCTGCCAAGTATTCGATAACAAAGAAGGCGGCAAAGATTTTAAGC TATACATCATTCAAACACCGTTCTACAATACAGGTTTCTGGTCCTTACTTCTCTATTGTATGGCCGATAGCGGTGCGGCAGGGGAGTCTAGCAAACTGTCTGGTGTCATTCAAGCAGATGCAGGCGTTGACTTGAGAAACATCTTCTGCGACGTTCGTGATCTGGTGGGTAGGCATGGCCATCATCAGACTCTATTGCCAGTGCAGCTGTTCAAGTCACACTACGAAGCTACCCTTGCCGCGTTTAATTCCATTCAAACAGATGTGGCCATGGTTGACGATGAGCTCCTACAACAGtttgaggaagaaggcaaGATGGATGATGCCAGTAAGCTGTATCGGAAATTGAGCATGACATTGCACAAGTGTAGCATGAACCTTGCTGAACTTGGTCGACGAAGAAAGTTTGAGGAAGAGCTCGGGAAAAAGCTGCAGGATGATTTGCAGAATGACAGTAAGCTTAGGGTCGTGGTGGAGATATACTCAAGAATGTCCAAGAGCAGGGACTCAGATATAGAGAGTCTGCCTGGAAAGATTGAGAGTCAACGTAATGTC CTATTCAACTTAATTACGCAGCACGACAGCTATCTACAGGCTCGCCTGGCGAGAGAATCGCTACGGGACTCGAAGGCGATGAAGACTCTCTCTATCTTGACGATTCTGTTCCTACCCGGAGCTTTCATCGCCACAGTCTTCTCTACCAACATGTTCGATTTCAAATCCAACAACCAGCAAGTAAGGATTTACTTTGCGATTGTGATCCCTCTCACCGCTGTTTTGATGATCGGTTGGCTACTGTGGTTGAATAACACACCCGAGAGAGCTGATGTGGAATCTGTGCGCCAGTACCGGCCACTCATACCTATGAACTGGCCAAAAGGAGGAAAGGAAGACTGA
- a CDS encoding hypothetical protein (SECRETED:SignalP(1-19)~CAZy:GH114): MKLTSVFQSIALLAVSIDALDLRATSPKRKALWKPKVGAKWEIILSEVFTIPSGGASKLDPSVTIYDLDLYENSKTTFAALQKAGKNVICYFSAGSWENWRDDKDEFPAKDLGKTMDGWPDEKWVNIKSTAVRAIMAKRIKVAADKGCDAIDPDNMDAYNNDNGLGLTEADTISYVKFLSAEAAKYNMVMGMKNGGDVTEDVLPHVAFSVNEQCIQYKECGLYAPYIDADKPVFNIEYPKGAPKVKDSDKKKICSTTGAAADSDGFSKIIKKLNLDKWTLYC, translated from the exons ATGAAGCTCACTTCAGTATTCCAAAGCATCGCCTTGCTGGCTGTTTCCATCGACGCCCTCGACCTTCGCGCCACGAGCCCCAAGCGCAAAGCCCTCTGGAAACCAAAAGTCGGCGCGAAATGGGAAATCATCCTCTCAGAGGTCTTTACGATTCCCAGTGGAGGTGCTAGCAAGCTTGACCCTAGTGTCACCATTTACGACCTCGACCTATACGAGAACAGCAAGACCACTTTCGCCGCCCTCCAAAAGGCTGGAAAGAATGTCATCTGCTACTTCAGCGCTGGATCATGGGAGAACTGGCGCGATGACAAGGATGAGTTTCCTGCCAAAGACCTCGGAAAGACCATGGATGGATGGCCGGACGAGAAATGGGTGAACATCAAAAGCACTGCGGTCCGGGCTATCATGGCCAAGAGGATCAAGGTTGCCGCTGACAAGGGTTGTGACGCTATTGATCCCGATAACATGGACGCTTAT AATAATGACAACGGTCTCGGTCTCACAGAAGCTGACACAATCTCATATGTCAAGTTCTTGTCCGCAGAGGCGGCAAAGTACAACATGGTCATGGGCATGAAAAACGGCGGAGACGTCACCGAAGATGTCCTGCCACACGTCGCCTTCAGCGTCAACGAACAATGCATTCAGTACAAGGAGTGTGGTTTGTATGCCCCATACATCGACGCGGACAAGCCTGTGTTCAACATTGAGTACCCCAAGGGCGCACCAAAGGTCAAGGACagtgacaagaagaagatttgTTCGACAACCGGTGCCGCTGCAGACTCTGATGGATTTAGCaagatcatcaagaagtTGAACTTGGACAAGTGGACTCTGTACTGCTAA
- a CDS encoding hypothetical protein (SECRETED:SignalP(1-19)) gives MLFFQSVASLAALVSLAVASPIESRQSATRCGSTSYTAAQVRAAANAACQYYQNDDTAGSSTYPHTYNNREGFNFIVNGPYQEFPIRTSGVYTGGSPGADRVVINTSCQYAGAITHTGASGNNFVGCTGTN, from the exons TCCGTTGCCTCTCTCGCAGCTCTTGTGAGCTTGGCTGTTGCCAGCCCCATCGAGAGCCGCCAGTCTGCCACACGATGTGGAAGCACGAGCTACACTGCTGCTCAGGTCCGAGCTGCTGCCAACGCAGCTTGCCAATATTATCAGAATGATGATACTGCTGGTAGCTCTACTTACCCTCACACTTACAACAACCGAGAGGGTTTCAACTTTATTGTGAACGGCCCTTACCAGGAGTTCCCTATCAGGACCAGTGGTGTCTACACTGGAG GCTCCCCTGGTGCTGACCGCgttgtcatcaacaccagCTGCCAATACGCCGGTGCTATCACACATACCGGAGCCAGCGGCAACAACTTTGTTGGCTGCACAGGCACCAACTAA